A single region of the Halopiger xanaduensis SH-6 genome encodes:
- a CDS encoding MFS transporter, whose amino-acid sequence MGIDWRYRETVLALCTLAFFATMVGRLAFSPVVPEITGEFGVTNTHVGIALTGMWLAYALAQYPSGILADRYGERLVILASVGGTGATCLLVVFAPHFAVFVLGAILLGAAAGLHYSVATALLTRIYDDLGTAVGIHNAGAPVAGLMTPVAVSWIAVRYGWRPAVAITAAVAAPAALLFAWRVRPTEPRRPDHPLRDRLSPGPMLEVLSRPPIVYTGVIAIIFDFTWQGLASFLPTFFVQFHGYATTTAGSMFAAYFIVQGVLQIAVGRVADRFGRDIGILCCAATAIAGLALLVAGASLVALSAGIVLVGTGMGWGAAVFPRFMDHLSEAEQSAGFGLVRTVYMIVASTGSIAVGFVADRAGWAVSFGLLAALLSIILCLLALNRVLDYRY is encoded by the coding sequence ATGGGGATAGACTGGCGGTACCGCGAGACGGTGCTGGCGCTGTGTACGCTCGCCTTCTTCGCGACGATGGTCGGACGGCTGGCGTTCAGTCCGGTCGTCCCCGAAATCACGGGCGAGTTCGGCGTCACGAACACCCACGTCGGGATCGCGCTGACGGGCATGTGGCTCGCGTACGCGCTCGCCCAGTATCCGAGCGGCATCCTCGCCGACCGGTACGGGGAGCGACTCGTCATCCTGGCGTCGGTCGGCGGCACCGGCGCGACCTGTCTCCTCGTCGTGTTCGCGCCCCACTTCGCCGTCTTCGTGCTCGGGGCAATCTTGCTCGGCGCCGCCGCCGGTCTCCACTACAGCGTCGCGACGGCGCTGCTCACCCGGATCTACGACGACCTCGGGACCGCAGTCGGCATCCACAACGCCGGCGCGCCGGTCGCGGGTCTGATGACGCCGGTCGCCGTCTCCTGGATCGCGGTCCGGTACGGCTGGCGGCCGGCCGTCGCGATCACGGCCGCCGTCGCCGCCCCGGCCGCGCTCCTGTTCGCGTGGCGCGTTCGGCCGACGGAGCCCCGCCGACCCGACCACCCGCTTCGAGACCGCCTCTCGCCGGGGCCGATGCTCGAGGTGCTATCGCGGCCGCCGATCGTCTACACCGGCGTCATCGCCATCATCTTCGATTTCACCTGGCAGGGGCTCGCCTCGTTCCTGCCGACGTTTTTCGTCCAGTTCCACGGATACGCGACGACGACGGCCGGGAGCATGTTCGCCGCGTACTTCATCGTCCAGGGGGTGCTCCAGATCGCCGTCGGCCGGGTTGCCGACCGATTCGGTCGCGATATCGGGATCCTGTGCTGTGCGGCGACCGCCATCGCGGGACTCGCGTTACTCGTCGCCGGCGCCAGCTTAGTGGCGCTCTCCGCCGGCATCGTACTGGTGGGCACGGGCATGGGCTGGGGCGCCGCGGTCTTCCCGCGGTTCATGGACCACCTCTCGGAAGCCGAGCAAAGCGCCGGCTTCGGCCTGGTGCGAACCGTCTACATGATCGTCGCCTCGACGGGCTCGATCGCCGTCGGGTTCGTCGCCGACCGCGCCGGCTGGGCCGTCTCCTTCGGCCTGCTGGCCGCGCTGCTGTCGATCATCCTCTGCCTGCTGGCGCTCAATCGAGTACTCGATTACAGGTATTAA